From a region of the Armatimonas rosea genome:
- a CDS encoding sugar phosphate isomerase/epimerase family protein, with protein MAAFDRLNDGTQSAPRLRVQQTLWGMVKLPMNGAAEWTLDEKFARCKAAGLEGVECWLDDSNEKDVTEALQRHGLRLALGHRPFKIDDTQRLIERAVRVGADYVMAQPADAYTPLDEVAKLVTDGRRLANDAGLCYFVETHRGNFTETIPQTLALIERVPEIRITADLSHFVVVGEFYGWEAERAHERMLPILERVSHIHGRISNGEQVQVDCGDGSTPWARFFVKLWTIAIQSWKAAAAPGDILPFSSELGPPRYAITTPDGKEISDRWEQGLLMTRLAQEAWDAAP; from the coding sequence ATGGCGGCTTTTGATAGGCTCAACGACGGCACACAGAGCGCACCGCGCTTGCGGGTGCAGCAGACTCTCTGGGGGATGGTCAAGCTCCCGATGAACGGCGCGGCGGAGTGGACACTCGACGAGAAGTTCGCGCGCTGCAAGGCGGCAGGCTTGGAGGGAGTCGAGTGCTGGCTGGACGACAGCAACGAAAAAGACGTGACCGAGGCGCTCCAGCGCCATGGGCTGCGGCTTGCCCTGGGGCACCGGCCCTTTAAAATCGACGACACACAGCGGCTGATCGAGCGTGCGGTGCGGGTCGGGGCAGACTATGTCATGGCCCAGCCCGCCGATGCCTACACGCCCCTCGACGAGGTCGCCAAGCTGGTCACCGACGGCAGGAGGCTCGCCAACGACGCTGGCCTGTGCTACTTCGTGGAGACCCACCGCGGCAACTTCACCGAGACCATCCCCCAGACCCTAGCGCTGATCGAGCGCGTCCCCGAGATTCGCATCACCGCCGATCTCTCGCACTTTGTGGTGGTCGGGGAGTTCTACGGCTGGGAGGCGGAGCGCGCCCACGAGCGGATGCTGCCGATCCTAGAGCGTGTCTCCCATATCCACGGCCGCATCAGCAACGGCGAGCAGGTGCAGGTGGACTGCGGCGATGGAAGCACGCCTTGGGCGCGGTTCTTTGTGAAACTCTGGACGATCGCGATCCAAAGCTGGAAAGCCGCCGCCGCCCCCGGCGATATCCTCCCGTTCTCGTCGGAGCTTGGCCCCCCGCGCTACGCCATCACCACCCCCGACGGCAAAGAGATCTCCGACCGCTGGGAGCAGGGCCTGCTGATGACCCGCCTCGCCCAAGAGGCCTGGGACGCGGCCCCCTGA
- a CDS encoding DUF6941 family protein, producing the protein MTISCAVFVDGVRQGENGIDLCGLTEGFGFPSLPVTLEKMPLFVNLELDATDLGRACRLEFHLLSPSGQALDSPNWLDFTLPSEEDTVTAKLLPTLDLTFHHFGVHTLEIRHDDTMLQRLQLTITQQGLRK; encoded by the coding sequence GTGACGATTTCCTGTGCGGTGTTTGTGGATGGGGTGCGGCAGGGGGAGAATGGGATCGACCTCTGTGGCCTGACCGAGGGCTTTGGGTTTCCTAGCCTCCCCGTGACTCTGGAGAAGATGCCCCTCTTTGTAAACCTAGAGCTCGACGCTACGGACCTGGGGAGAGCGTGTCGGCTGGAGTTTCACCTGCTCTCGCCCAGTGGTCAGGCGCTCGACTCGCCCAACTGGCTGGACTTCACGCTCCCGAGCGAGGAAGACACCGTGACCGCCAAGCTCCTGCCCACCCTGGACCTGACCTTCCATCACTTTGGGGTACACACCCTGGAGATCCGCCACGACGACACCATGCTCCAGCGCCTCCAGCTCACGATCACCCAGCAAGGACTACGCAAATGA
- a CDS encoding S1/P1 nuclease, giving the protein MKKLALSLLATVAVASVSHAWGGVGHTYVAKLAVDSLPDSSLKTLFLLNKDWFAAASSHPDRWRNRPDSAEAPRHFLDGERFGFGADLSKIPQDFAAVQKLRDYMKLRSDGMNPWTVRRIYQLLVLAMREKRWDDAMVQAAYLSHYVADAHVPFHATENYDGQLSEPSQKGIHARFESVMLEKSVAYSELKPGTITLQKDPVGAAFAILQASINEVPAILAADKKASAAAGGDTFADAYWSAFTPVAKPIAVKRLEKGGVALASLIASAWQEAGRPTPPAAFRAKNSSLPYAPEFVPRGQTPPPVMPVVTDEQKAAARKGALTFHIESEALGRFVPCTVLLPKDYWQSGNTKRYPVLYLLHGAFGKHTDWLKNAGTAAYLADLPLIVVLPDSQGDSFYLDSPGFGKWQTYFEKELMPEVEGTFRTINKREGRAIAGLSMGGYGSWHLALDNPGKFCAAASLSGVVGWGEGKPIMNFVQKIYPTDTDKRYTTNAVWPKIEKLTAKDGTWRGPVLYFDCGKDDFLIQMNRDMERRLIERGLPFEFAEFDGAHTWPYWDEHLRDVLNFTLRHVAPPTEK; this is encoded by the coding sequence ATGAAAAAGCTCGCTCTCTCACTCCTGGCGACTGTCGCGGTTGCCTCGGTCTCGCACGCCTGGGGAGGCGTCGGGCATACCTATGTCGCCAAGCTCGCCGTGGACTCCCTGCCAGACTCGTCGCTCAAGACCCTCTTTCTCCTCAACAAAGACTGGTTCGCCGCTGCCTCGTCGCACCCCGACCGCTGGCGCAACCGTCCCGATAGCGCGGAGGCGCCGCGGCACTTCCTCGATGGCGAGCGCTTTGGCTTCGGGGCGGATCTCAGCAAGATTCCCCAGGACTTTGCCGCGGTTCAGAAGCTGCGCGACTACATGAAGCTCCGCAGCGATGGCATGAACCCCTGGACCGTGCGCCGTATCTACCAGCTGCTCGTGCTGGCGATGCGGGAGAAGCGCTGGGACGATGCCATGGTGCAGGCGGCCTATCTCTCGCACTATGTCGCCGATGCCCACGTGCCCTTCCACGCCACGGAGAACTACGACGGCCAGCTCTCGGAGCCGTCGCAGAAGGGAATCCATGCGCGCTTTGAGTCCGTGATGCTGGAGAAGAGTGTCGCCTACTCCGAGCTCAAGCCGGGGACCATCACCCTCCAAAAAGACCCGGTCGGGGCGGCGTTTGCGATCTTACAGGCGAGCATCAACGAGGTCCCGGCGATCCTAGCGGCGGACAAAAAAGCGAGCGCGGCGGCGGGCGGCGATACCTTCGCCGATGCCTACTGGAGCGCCTTCACGCCCGTGGCCAAGCCCATTGCGGTCAAGCGTCTGGAGAAAGGGGGCGTCGCGCTGGCGAGCCTGATCGCGAGCGCCTGGCAAGAGGCCGGTCGCCCGACCCCGCCCGCGGCCTTTCGCGCCAAGAACAGCAGCCTGCCCTACGCCCCCGAGTTTGTTCCGCGCGGCCAGACCCCGCCGCCCGTGATGCCCGTGGTCACCGACGAGCAAAAAGCGGCGGCGCGCAAGGGAGCGCTCACGTTCCATATCGAGTCCGAGGCGCTGGGGCGCTTTGTGCCCTGCACGGTCTTGCTCCCTAAGGACTACTGGCAGTCCGGCAATACCAAGCGCTACCCCGTGCTCTACCTGCTCCATGGCGCGTTTGGCAAGCACACCGACTGGCTCAAGAACGCAGGGACCGCTGCCTACCTCGCCGACCTGCCGCTGATTGTCGTGCTCCCGGACTCCCAGGGCGACTCGTTCTACCTGGACTCGCCCGGCTTTGGGAAGTGGCAGACCTACTTCGAGAAAGAGCTGATGCCCGAGGTGGAAGGGACATTTCGGACGATCAACAAGCGCGAGGGGCGTGCGATCGCGGGGCTCTCGATGGGGGGCTACGGCTCGTGGCACCTGGCGCTGGACAACCCCGGTAAGTTCTGCGCTGCGGCGTCGCTCTCGGGGGTCGTGGGCTGGGGCGAGGGCAAGCCGATCATGAACTTTGTCCAGAAGATCTACCCCACCGACACGGACAAGCGCTACACCACCAATGCGGTCTGGCCCAAGATCGAGAAGCTGACGGCCAAAGACGGCACCTGGCGCGGTCCGGTGCTCTACTTCGACTGCGGCAAGGACGATTTCCTGATCCAGATGAACCGGGACATGGAGCGCCGCCTTATTGAGCGCGGCCTGCCCTTCGAGTTCGCGGAGTTCGACGGTGCCCACACCTGGCCGTACTGGGACGAGCACCTGCGCGATGTCCTCAACTTCACCCTGCGCCATGTCGCTCCGCCCACGGAGAAATAG
- a CDS encoding Uma2 family endonuclease: MYAFKLEPQVSAEEYLERERTAEHRSERIDGVIVAMAGASVEHVDIVSNLLGALQPLLRARGCRAMANEMRVEVLGGHYLYPDLVITCATRTYADNTLDILTNPEIVIAVLSPSTEALDRGRKFLLYRQITSVQEYILVSQDRALVESYKREANGLWTYRSIEGLHDTLRLEFLGAEVPLAEVYDGVFSDESRDPA, from the coding sequence ATGTACGCCTTTAAGCTAGAGCCACAAGTCAGCGCCGAAGAGTACCTCGAACGGGAACGCACTGCGGAGCATCGCAGTGAGCGAATTGACGGGGTGATTGTCGCGATGGCCGGGGCATCGGTTGAGCATGTTGATATTGTGAGCAACCTGCTTGGTGCTCTTCAGCCCCTCCTGCGAGCTCGGGGATGCAGGGCGATGGCGAATGAGATGCGGGTAGAGGTTCTTGGGGGGCACTACCTCTATCCCGATCTTGTGATTACCTGTGCGACACGCACCTACGCCGACAACACGCTGGATATCCTGACAAATCCTGAGATCGTGATTGCGGTTCTCTCACCGAGCACCGAGGCACTGGATCGTGGCCGTAAATTTCTCCTCTACCGGCAGATCACCTCGGTGCAGGAGTATATTCTGGTTTCACAGGATAGGGCTCTCGTGGAGTCGTACAAGCGCGAGGCCAATGGGCTCTGGACCTACCGAAGCATAGAGGGGCTTCATGATACGCTGAGACTGGAATTCCTAGGGGCTGAGGTTCCTCTCGCAGAGGTTTACGACGGTGTCTTCTCTGACGAGAGCCGTGATCCCGCCTGA
- a CDS encoding HD domain-containing protein yields MSSLTRAVIPPEVLARYAEPHRRYHTVRHLRAVLGALHRWLGPELPSSLRTAALWHDAVYDPKAHDNEEQSAALVVGDPRAALLILATKRHELLDEGEDMRLLLDADLWILGAAPRAYRRYAALIRQEYTHVPDTAYRAGRAAVLERFLQRPRLYFGPFPEREARARENLAAELSRLRT; encoded by the coding sequence GTGTCTTCTCTGACGAGAGCCGTGATCCCGCCTGAGGTTCTGGCACGCTATGCCGAGCCGCACCGGCGCTACCACACGGTGCGGCACCTGCGGGCGGTGCTAGGGGCGCTCCACCGCTGGCTTGGGCCGGAGCTACCCAGCTCACTACGAACCGCCGCCCTCTGGCACGATGCGGTCTACGATCCCAAGGCTCACGACAACGAGGAGCAGAGCGCGGCGCTGGTCGTGGGCGATCCACGGGCCGCCTTGCTCATCCTCGCCACCAAGAGGCACGAGCTGCTGGACGAAGGCGAGGACATGCGGCTCCTCCTGGATGCCGATCTCTGGATCCTAGGCGCTGCGCCGCGCGCCTACCGGCGCTACGCGGCTCTCATCCGGCAAGAGTACACGCATGTCCCTGACACAGCTTATCGAGCCGGGCGTGCGGCGGTGCTGGAGCGTTTTTTGCAGCGCCCTCGGCTCTACTTTGGCCCCTTCCCCGAGCGCGAGGCACGGGCACGGGAGAACCTCGCGGCCGAGCTTAGCCGCTTGCGCACTTGA
- a CDS encoding GNAT family N-acetyltransferase, which produces MPPKLTETLETPRLWLRWPEPGEAAMVLESMAHSWPELTPWLYWTRTGLPTLEQCAQRQSEARDANAQGKALHFSLYQKADSAFVGKLSFFEIEWGVPKAGVGYWLDTRFVGLGLMTEAVQELTRYGLEELGLARIQLDCDPRNTASAQVAERCSYLYEGCLKNWSRDLTGNLRDMAVYARTPV; this is translated from the coding sequence ATGCCTCCTAAGCTCACGGAGACGCTGGAGACCCCGCGGCTCTGGCTGCGCTGGCCGGAGCCGGGGGAGGCGGCGATGGTGCTGGAGTCGATGGCGCACAGCTGGCCGGAGCTGACCCCGTGGCTCTACTGGACACGCACCGGGCTCCCGACTCTGGAGCAGTGCGCCCAGCGGCAGAGCGAGGCGCGGGACGCCAACGCGCAGGGTAAGGCACTGCACTTTAGCCTCTACCAGAAAGCCGACAGCGCGTTTGTCGGGAAGCTCTCGTTCTTTGAGATTGAGTGGGGCGTTCCCAAGGCGGGAGTCGGCTACTGGCTCGACACGCGTTTTGTGGGCCTTGGCTTGATGACCGAGGCAGTCCAAGAGCTCACTCGCTATGGGCTGGAAGAGCTGGGTTTGGCCCGCATTCAGCTCGACTGTGACCCACGAAATACCGCATCGGCGCAGGTTGCAGAGCGCTGTAGCTACCTCTACGAGGGCTGCTTAAAAAACTGGTCGCGTGATCTGACAGGAAACCTGCGGGATATGGCGGTCTATGCCCGTACACCGGTATAA
- a CDS encoding HEAT repeat domain-containing protein, which translates to MITELISWLREKGAPLHPGATDQELAQLTEALGAPLPDDIVALYRDHNGMGEWLYSEEEEDEHEADEGYGGQFFRLMTIAEVLDVGNFIYDDLAFSVALRACIPDRWGCFWTDDESNHLFLWLDGPLQGRVGLLMHADTCYPVLFRSLESFLRAQKRAGHRGFAYGALTGDYPPQQTTASPVEEQGVVAQLQLLLQDETDSDERLMASRLICLLLPWEQSAELIPLLDDRDFYVAEDAAESLGKRRYGPAVEALRRAILAKRPNVPSAAAKALCQIATPEAIEAIFASPAGYFRSASDPWRVAEAMIEAGYRFRPGSPKPEYCAPSSDTWHPFTFPCPNKILYPERFQDAS; encoded by the coding sequence ATGATCACCGAGCTGATTTCTTGGCTCCGGGAGAAGGGCGCGCCCCTCCACCCCGGAGCCACCGACCAAGAGCTAGCCCAGCTCACCGAGGCGCTGGGTGCTCCCCTCCCCGACGACATTGTCGCCCTCTACCGTGACCACAACGGCATGGGGGAGTGGCTCTACTCCGAAGAGGAAGAAGACGAACACGAAGCAGATGAGGGATACGGCGGGCAGTTCTTCCGCCTGATGACCATTGCCGAAGTGTTGGACGTAGGCAATTTCATCTATGACGATCTCGCTTTCTCCGTTGCCCTCCGCGCGTGCATCCCTGACCGCTGGGGTTGTTTCTGGACCGACGATGAGTCTAACCATCTTTTTCTTTGGCTTGACGGGCCTCTCCAAGGTCGGGTCGGTCTGCTCATGCACGCCGATACCTGCTACCCGGTTCTCTTTCGTTCGCTAGAGTCGTTCCTTCGTGCTCAGAAACGTGCAGGCCATCGTGGCTTTGCTTATGGTGCCCTCACAGGCGACTATCCTCCTCAACAAACGACAGCTTCGCCGGTAGAAGAGCAAGGCGTCGTGGCTCAGCTCCAGTTACTACTGCAAGATGAAACAGACTCCGACGAGCGCCTGATGGCATCACGCTTGATCTGCCTTCTCCTGCCGTGGGAGCAAAGCGCCGAGCTCATCCCGCTATTGGACGATAGAGACTTCTACGTTGCAGAAGACGCTGCGGAGAGCCTGGGAAAACGCCGCTACGGCCCTGCGGTCGAGGCGCTACGACGGGCAATTCTTGCCAAGCGCCCCAATGTCCCCTCCGCCGCCGCCAAGGCGCTCTGCCAGATCGCGACACCTGAGGCCATTGAGGCGATCTTCGCCAGCCCCGCAGGCTACTTCCGCTCCGCAAGCGATCCCTGGAGGGTGGCGGAGGCAATGATAGAGGCAGGCTATCGGTTCCGGCCGGGGTCGCCCAAGCCCGAGTACTGCGCCCCAAGCTCGGATACCTGGCACCCGTTCACGTTTCCCTGTCCCAACAAGATTCTCTATCCCGAGAGATTCCAAGATGCCTCCTAA
- a CDS encoding sugar kinase: MKRVVTFGEVMLRLCPPGYLRLLQATSLEMTFGGAEVNVAVSLAQLGLDARFVTRLPKNDVAQAFINQVRGLGVDTTKILRGGERMGVYFVEKGASQRASTVLYDRANSAIAEITPDELNWDEIFEGATAFHTTGITPALSDSAAAAAIVGAKAAKERGISVSCDLNYRKKLWSSEKAGRVMGELMPYVDWCIANEEDAETVFGIKAADTNLTSGALSHDGYIEVAQKLVARFPNLKGVAITLRESYSASRNGWSGMLYTDSTAHFSRHYDIDIVDRVGGGDSFAAGLIYSLVNGKSAQDAIEFAIAASCLKHSIIGDFSYIKLAEVETLLKGDGSGRVQR, from the coding sequence ATGAAACGAGTCGTTACCTTCGGCGAGGTCATGCTTCGCCTCTGCCCTCCTGGCTACCTGCGCCTGCTCCAGGCCACGTCTTTAGAGATGACCTTCGGCGGTGCCGAGGTCAATGTTGCGGTCTCCCTGGCGCAGCTGGGCCTCGATGCCCGCTTTGTGACCCGCCTGCCCAAGAACGATGTGGCGCAGGCCTTTATCAACCAAGTGCGCGGCCTCGGCGTCGATACCACCAAGATCCTCCGGGGCGGCGAGCGCATGGGCGTGTATTTTGTGGAGAAGGGCGCGTCGCAGCGGGCCTCGACCGTGCTCTACGACCGGGCCAATAGCGCTATCGCCGAGATCACCCCAGACGAGCTAAACTGGGACGAGATCTTCGAGGGCGCGACCGCGTTCCATACCACCGGAATCACGCCCGCTCTCTCCGACAGCGCGGCGGCGGCGGCGATCGTGGGCGCGAAGGCGGCCAAGGAGCGCGGTATCTCGGTGAGCTGCGATCTTAACTACCGCAAGAAGCTCTGGAGCAGCGAGAAGGCCGGGAGAGTCATGGGCGAGCTGATGCCCTACGTGGACTGGTGCATCGCCAACGAAGAGGACGCGGAGACGGTCTTTGGGATCAAGGCGGCGGACACCAACCTCACCAGCGGCGCGCTCTCCCACGACGGCTATATCGAGGTCGCACAGAAGCTTGTCGCGCGTTTTCCCAACCTCAAGGGAGTCGCCATCACCCTCCGCGAGTCCTACTCCGCGAGCCGCAACGGCTGGTCCGGCATGCTCTACACCGACAGCACCGCGCACTTCTCCCGCCACTACGATATCGACATCGTAGACCGTGTGGGTGGCGGCGACTCGTTCGCGGCGGGCCTGATCTACTCGCTGGTCAATGGCAAGTCCGCCCAAGACGCCATCGAGTTCGCCATCGCCGCCAGCTGCCTCAAGCACTCGATTATCGGAGACTTCAGCTACATCAAGCTCGCCGAGGTCGAAACCCTCCTCAAAGGCGACGGCTCTGGGCGTGTCCAGCGCTAA
- a CDS encoding TetR family transcriptional regulator, whose translation MSKVICESLRERQRQQRADAILDAARELTLETGYEALTMDALAARAGVTKPTLYAHFPNKEAIAVASVVRNIQRGQESLAQLDPTLSPLARLETYFRWALRSKFIERRMVSFGGAPVAVIRTNPAYQAAFRQMMDNLGEIVEAGKACGEIAVDLDTRTALQAFVSVVRDPDYDDLLRSGAVTSDTLVETLVTVLIHGLRREK comes from the coding sequence GTGAGTAAAGTGATTTGTGAGAGCCTGCGTGAGCGCCAGCGGCAGCAGCGCGCCGATGCCATTCTCGATGCGGCGCGGGAGCTGACCCTGGAGACCGGCTACGAGGCGCTGACCATGGATGCGCTCGCGGCACGGGCGGGGGTGACCAAGCCGACCCTCTACGCCCACTTTCCCAATAAAGAGGCGATCGCGGTAGCCTCGGTGGTGCGCAATATCCAGCGCGGCCAGGAGAGTCTGGCACAGCTCGACCCGACCCTCTCCCCACTCGCGCGGCTGGAGACCTACTTTCGCTGGGCGCTGCGGAGCAAGTTTATTGAGCGTCGGATGGTCTCGTTTGGCGGCGCGCCCGTGGCGGTGATCCGCACCAACCCGGCGTACCAGGCGGCATTTCGGCAGATGATGGACAACCTGGGCGAGATTGTCGAGGCGGGAAAGGCCTGTGGCGAGATCGCCGTGGACCTGGATACCCGCACCGCGCTCCAGGCCTTTGTCAGTGTGGTCCGGGACCCGGACTACGACGACCTGCTCCGCAGTGGAGCGGTCACGTCCGACACGCTGGTAGAGACCCTGGTGACGGTTCTGATCCATGGTTTGAGGAGAGAAAAGTGA
- a CDS encoding TolC family protein — protein sequence MIPIVWVQEAPQERVERFTLERAVAQALERSTSVKNAKRAVEADSKRADATATALKPTLSASASALRFDSPTRIVFTPGAAPFTALPDHTETLAITLAQRLDLYGQVRTATSQARLQSLADTFGVEGAVRAKTLQARLTYFGLLKARDQVSVAAAALTAAQAQQKQAQTLFDGGIGQKVDLLRANTALVQAEQAVEVAKNGEAVARAAFNDAVHLPLDTKIELEHVATVPDLPDETTVNRLAESRDDVLQAETLARATELGVTLARVADKPSVALQATGNYYPTTSFQYPRQRTAAVGISLNIPLSDGGLTRARTDEARLRAESAQGLVGITKGNAALEARQAYLNLRTALKQIETARAAAEQARAARDLAQVRYAGQVGLFLELSDAQAALVRAENAAVDALYDYHSARARFESAIGEKTR from the coding sequence GTGATACCGATAGTCTGGGTGCAGGAAGCGCCCCAAGAGAGAGTCGAGAGATTCACGCTGGAGCGGGCGGTGGCCCAGGCGCTGGAGCGGAGCACGAGTGTCAAGAACGCCAAGCGCGCCGTGGAGGCCGATAGCAAGCGCGCGGATGCCACGGCCACGGCGCTCAAGCCGACCCTCTCGGCCAGTGCCAGCGCCCTGCGCTTCGACAGCCCGACTCGGATTGTCTTCACGCCCGGAGCCGCGCCCTTCACCGCCCTGCCCGATCACACCGAGACTCTCGCGATCACGCTGGCGCAGCGGCTCGACCTCTACGGCCAGGTACGTACCGCGACCAGCCAGGCGCGGCTCCAGAGCCTCGCGGATACGTTTGGGGTGGAGGGAGCGGTGCGCGCCAAGACGCTCCAAGCCCGGCTGACCTACTTTGGCCTGCTCAAGGCACGCGACCAGGTGAGCGTGGCCGCGGCGGCGCTGACGGCGGCACAGGCGCAGCAGAAGCAGGCACAGACCCTCTTCGACGGCGGCATCGGCCAGAAAGTGGACCTGCTCCGCGCCAACACCGCACTGGTCCAGGCCGAGCAAGCGGTCGAGGTCGCCAAGAACGGCGAAGCCGTGGCTCGGGCGGCGTTCAACGATGCGGTGCACCTGCCGCTCGACACCAAGATCGAGCTAGAGCACGTGGCGACCGTCCCCGACCTCCCCGACGAGACCACGGTCAACAGGCTCGCCGAGAGCCGCGACGATGTCTTGCAGGCGGAGACCCTGGCCCGTGCGACCGAGCTCGGCGTGACCCTGGCGCGGGTGGCTGACAAGCCCAGTGTCGCGCTCCAGGCAACGGGGAACTACTACCCAACCACATCGTTCCAGTACCCCCGCCAGCGCACTGCGGCGGTGGGAATCTCGCTGAACATCCCGCTCAGCGATGGGGGGCTCACCCGGGCTCGCACCGACGAAGCCCGGCTGCGGGCGGAGAGCGCGCAGGGGCTGGTGGGGATCACCAAGGGCAACGCCGCGCTGGAGGCCCGGCAGGCCTACCTGAACCTACGCACCGCCCTGAAGCAGATCGAGACCGCACGCGCCGCCGCCGAGCAGGCACGCGCCGCCCGCGATCTGGCCCAGGTGCGCTACGCCGGGCAAGTGGGGCTCTTTCTAGAGCTCAGCGATGCCCAGGCCGCGCTTGTCCGTGCCGAGAACGCCGCAGTCGATGCCCTCTACGACTACCACAGCGCCCGCGCCCGCTTTGAGAGCGCCATAGGAGAGAAAACAAGATGA
- a CDS encoding HlyD family secretion protein, producing the protein MSQAPVPTPETPKRRSPVPLILLVLVLGSGAVYGAQQYVWGRTHVQTDDAYLTGNLVNVSPVIGGTLSAITVSEGDEVKEGQLLATLDSDSQKAALAQAEAALAAMKSQVPQAIANLEFQSRSTDAAIQRARSAEAIQQARTQSAQAQVALADKTSTSQLTQAQRQLAAAKAQAAQVGLQAEAAAATVHQLEAQADTARAGLAGAKRAVETARKGVDVIAARLSGAEADVEKTSRDEARYKGLLEKDAVTRQQFEAIHSQAEGARSNLAALKEQVAQAQSQVAQAESQVEQAASQVKSVESQVLQARAAHAAATQAAQAAKEQAKVAEAGVGLARAGGGQVAVQAGNLAATTAQNPQLAAELATANAGQSQVTAKREAVNAAKTQVDQAAAQVASARKALANTTLSSPTAGIVVKKTANVGAALAPGQTILTLTQGKTVWLTANFKETQVRDLRIGQPVTVHVDALPNKTIIGHVAVIGAATGATMSLLPPDNATGNFTKVVQRIPVRIALDGDLDGLSQGMSCVAVVDTADKTEHSERILKGWDGKK; encoded by the coding sequence ATGAGTCAAGCACCCGTTCCTACCCCAGAGACCCCCAAGCGCCGCTCGCCCGTGCCGCTGATTCTGCTGGTCCTCGTGCTGGGCAGTGGCGCGGTCTATGGCGCGCAGCAGTACGTCTGGGGCCGGACGCATGTCCAGACCGACGATGCCTACCTCACGGGGAACCTGGTAAATGTCAGCCCGGTGATCGGTGGCACGCTCTCGGCGATCACGGTCTCGGAGGGCGATGAAGTGAAAGAGGGGCAGCTCCTGGCAACCCTGGACAGTGACTCGCAAAAGGCCGCGCTCGCTCAGGCGGAGGCAGCGCTCGCGGCGATGAAGAGCCAGGTGCCACAGGCCATTGCGAATTTGGAGTTCCAGAGCCGCTCGACCGATGCCGCGATCCAGCGTGCCCGCTCCGCCGAGGCGATCCAGCAAGCCCGTACCCAGAGCGCGCAGGCCCAGGTCGCCCTCGCGGACAAGACCAGTACCAGCCAGCTCACTCAAGCGCAGCGGCAGCTCGCCGCCGCAAAGGCCCAGGCCGCGCAGGTCGGGCTGCAGGCCGAGGCGGCCGCCGCAACGGTCCACCAGCTGGAGGCACAGGCCGATACCGCCCGTGCCGGGCTGGCCGGAGCAAAGAGAGCAGTCGAGACCGCGCGAAAGGGCGTGGACGTGATCGCCGCGCGCCTCTCGGGTGCCGAGGCCGATGTCGAGAAGACCAGCCGCGACGAGGCACGCTACAAGGGGCTGCTGGAAAAAGACGCCGTGACGCGCCAGCAGTTCGAGGCGATCCACTCCCAGGCCGAGGGGGCACGGTCCAACCTCGCGGCGCTAAAGGAGCAAGTGGCGCAGGCGCAGTCGCAGGTGGCACAGGCTGAGTCCCAGGTGGAGCAGGCCGCGTCGCAGGTGAAGAGTGTCGAGTCTCAGGTTCTCCAAGCACGCGCCGCCCACGCCGCTGCAACCCAGGCCGCGCAGGCCGCGAAGGAGCAGGCGAAGGTGGCGGAGGCCGGAGTCGGGCTGGCGCGGGCAGGCGGCGGCCAAGTGGCGGTGCAGGCCGGAAACCTCGCCGCGACCACCGCACAAAATCCTCAGCTCGCCGCCGAGCTCGCCACGGCCAACGCGGGACAGTCCCAGGTAACCGCCAAGCGCGAGGCAGTCAACGCCGCCAAGACCCAGGTGGACCAGGCCGCCGCGCAGGTCGCCAGTGCACGCAAGGCACTCGCCAACACCACCCTCAGCTCGCCCACGGCTGGGATTGTCGTGAAGAAGACGGCCAATGTCGGGGCGGCACTCGCGCCAGGCCAGACCATCCTCACCCTGACCCAGGGCAAGACTGTCTGGCTGACCGCGAACTTCAAGGAGACCCAGGTGCGCGACCTTCGGATCGGGCAGCCGGTGACGGTCCACGTAGACGCGCTACCCAACAAGACCATTATCGGCCATGTCGCGGTGATCGGGGCCGCGACCGGCGCAACCATGAGCCTGCTCCCCCCCGACAACGCGACCGGCAACTTCACTAAGGTGGTCCAGCGCATCCCCGTCAGAATCGCCCTCGATGGGGACCTCGACGGCCTCTCCCAGGGCATGAGCTGTGTCGCTGTGGTCGATACCGCGGATAAAACCGAGCACTCCGAGCGCATCCTCAAGGGCTGGGACGGCAAGAAATGA